From Larus michahellis chromosome 8, bLarMic1.1, whole genome shotgun sequence, one genomic window encodes:
- the HEBP2 gene encoding heme-binding protein 2, whose translation MIKSFKQTFLSLDLQSPRWTSAETMAKDYELRQYETAKWVSTVIRGETQKEAMRQGFWKLFHYIQGKNEKEMKIDMTVPVTCLIKSACTDFKISFFVPFEHQDSPPQPTDSDVFIEERKAAAIFVRSFGGFASPEKYAEEAEVLARILRNRGQPFHEDFFYTAGYDSPFKLFNRHNEVWYFKK comes from the exons ATGATCAAATCCTTCAAGCAAACGTTTCTGTCCCTGGACCTGCAGTCCCCTCGGTGGACCTCAGCAGAGACGATG GCAAAGGATTATGAACTGCGTCAGTACGAGACGGCAAAGTGGGTCAGCACGGTCATTAGGGGAGAAACACAGAAGGAGGCGATGCGCCAAGGCTTCTGGAAACTCTTTCACTACATCCAAGGGAAGAATGAGAAAG AAATGAAGATTGATATGACCGTACCTGTGACCTGCCTGATAAAATCTGCCTGCACAGACTTCAAGATCTCTTTCTTTGTGCCATTTGAACACCAGgactccccaccccagcccaccGACTCAGATGTGTTTATTGAAGAGCGGAAAGCAGCAGCCATCTTTGTCCG GTCCTTTGGTGGATTTGCCTCCCCAGAGAAATACGCTGAGGAAGCTGAAGTCTTGGCCAGAATCTTAAGAAACAGAGGCCAACCATTCCATGAAGACTTCTTCTATACTGCAGGCTATGACAGTCCCTTCAAGCTCTTTAACAGGCACAATGAAGTGTGGTATTTTAAGAAGTAa